One Gammaproteobacteria bacterium DNA segment encodes these proteins:
- a CDS encoding Fe2+-dependent dioxygenase, translated as MVVTIDNVLTPEELAAVRDRLREANWSQGISAGPQARLAKQNQQLAEDSPVLPELRATVMRALNRSTLLITAALPYKILPPNFNRYTGATNRYGLHTDSTLRPLPDGSYLRTDVSATLFLSEPEDYAGGELSIEDTYGTHRVKLSAGSLVVYPSGSIHEVTAVTGGERLACYMFMQSLVKDTENRRHLFEMDMALMALREQYGDDEAHLVRLTGLYNNLVRRWSEC; from the coding sequence ATGGTCGTAACCATCGATAACGTTTTGACGCCGGAGGAGCTGGCCGCCGTGCGTGACCGGCTCCGCGAGGCGAACTGGTCCCAGGGGATCAGCGCCGGCCCCCAGGCCCGGCTGGCCAAACAGAACCAGCAGTTGGCGGAGGACTCGCCCGTCCTGCCGGAGTTGCGGGCCACCGTCATGCGGGCGCTCAATCGCAGCACCCTGCTCATCACCGCGGCCCTGCCGTACAAGATCCTGCCGCCCAATTTCAACCGCTATACCGGTGCCACCAACCGCTACGGCCTGCACACCGACAGCACCCTGAGGCCTCTGCCGGACGGCAGCTATCTGCGTACCGACGTCTCGGCCACCCTGTTCCTCTCCGAGCCCGAGGACTACGCAGGCGGGGAACTCTCCATCGAGGACACCTATGGCACCCACCGCGTCAAGCTGTCCGCCGGGAGCCTGGTGGTGTATCCGTCGGGTTCCATCCACGAAGTTACGGCGGTCACCGGTGGCGAACGGCTGGCCTGTTATATGTTCATGCAGAGCCTGGTGAAAGACACCGAGAATCGCCGCCACCTGTTCGAAATGGATATGGCCCTGATGGCCCTGCGGGAGCAGTACGGCGACGACGAAGCCCATCTGGTACGCCTCACCGGCCTCTACAACAACCTGGTGCGCCGCTGGTCCGAGTGCTGA
- a CDS encoding TonB-dependent receptor yields the protein MFFFRQCSDSGLEQAGPDGAQPGRQTTQGSEAATGRDGHGAESVGMVRPVATPPPCRRGAVGLAVSGLLGAGLAHSGMALAQGAGSGAEGTPMVLDTIDVIEFRGERMNSPRYTRDLLDTPRIITVLPKDLLEEQNVTSLRDAMRNIPGISLQAGEGNPPGGDQLKIRGFNARDDINVNGIRDLGNYFRDPFYVEQLEVVKGPNSAFNGRGSAGGTINFVTKKPSLQPFNRVEASVGTDEYVRATVDVNQPIDDNSAFRLNFMGHSADVPGRDVVNDERWGLFGAYTWGFRGDTLVTADWLHTSQDNLEDKGLPLDREGFTGSKAECDDPTNDRVGRVGNQRCGDGFATGKLPDAVDFDDFFGHVDDFQDIDVDIVNLGLEHAFSDNVLFRTNFRYSLVENDSITSSPRIKVNPADFGSGDFSKALVQGDLKPRDQEDEGYFNQTDLVFNFDTGGISHDLVTGFEAGRFTYENRRRPDVKGPRTSLLNPERRTRPAAPFASEFDPGDPGESTVHEFETEEFAVFVLDTLQFSPQWELNAGVRWDRVEAEVSEEGRPDAISLSRTDKEWSYSLGLVYKPVPNASLYASYGTAFEISGNFDRGVVQLAGGPDSRVTAPDGSEFDVDPEETEAYEIGVKWRVLEGLDINAALFRTDKTKARLQGLGADDPGVLDTEQRIDGFELLVAGQVTPRWRLFGGYTFLDSEVRKSAAFPQLEGQELGGTPEHSFNVFTTYDLTPRFSVGGGLQYVDDQISAPQPVLDPPPRRRNVSIDDYTVVDLYTTYKLTKNAQIRVNAFNIFDKEYISQLAEGGAQGIPGKARHVIATLRYDF from the coding sequence ATGTTTTTCTTCAGACAGTGCAGCGATAGCGGCCTGGAGCAGGCCGGTCCAGATGGAGCGCAGCCCGGTCGCCAGACGACTCAAGGGAGCGAAGCCGCCACCGGCAGGGATGGTCATGGCGCGGAATCCGTTGGGATGGTCCGGCCCGTTGCGACACCGCCGCCATGCCGCCGCGGGGCTGTCGGGCTCGCCGTCTCGGGCCTGCTGGGCGCCGGTCTCGCCCACAGCGGGATGGCCCTGGCCCAAGGTGCGGGCAGCGGTGCCGAGGGGACGCCGATGGTGTTGGATACCATCGATGTCATCGAGTTTCGCGGCGAGCGCATGAACAGTCCGCGTTATACCCGTGATCTCCTCGATACACCGCGCATCATCACGGTGCTGCCGAAGGACCTGCTGGAGGAACAGAACGTGACCTCCCTGCGCGATGCCATGCGCAATATTCCGGGCATCAGCCTGCAGGCGGGTGAGGGCAACCCGCCGGGGGGCGATCAGTTGAAGATCCGTGGCTTCAACGCCCGTGATGACATCAACGTCAACGGCATCCGCGACCTGGGCAACTATTTCCGCGACCCCTTCTACGTCGAGCAACTGGAAGTGGTCAAAGGCCCCAACTCCGCCTTCAATGGTCGTGGTTCCGCCGGTGGTACCATTAACTTCGTCACCAAGAAGCCGAGCTTGCAGCCCTTCAACCGTGTCGAGGCCAGCGTCGGTACGGACGAATACGTGCGCGCCACCGTGGATGTGAACCAGCCCATCGACGACAACAGCGCCTTCCGTCTCAACTTCATGGGCCATTCGGCCGATGTTCCCGGACGGGACGTGGTCAACGACGAACGCTGGGGCCTGTTCGGCGCCTACACCTGGGGCTTCCGGGGCGACACCCTGGTGACCGCAGACTGGCTGCATACCAGCCAGGACAACCTCGAGGACAAGGGCCTGCCCTTAGACCGCGAGGGTTTCACCGGCTCGAAGGCCGAATGCGATGATCCGACCAACGACCGGGTAGGCAGGGTCGGCAACCAGCGTTGCGGGGACGGCTTCGCCACCGGCAAGCTGCCCGATGCCGTCGATTTCGATGACTTCTTCGGTCACGTGGACGACTTCCAGGACATCGACGTGGATATCGTCAATCTCGGTCTCGAGCACGCCTTCAGCGACAACGTGCTGTTCCGCACCAACTTCCGCTATTCTCTGGTGGAGAACGACTCCATTACATCGTCGCCGCGCATCAAGGTGAACCCCGCCGACTTCGGTTCCGGGGACTTCTCCAAGGCGCTGGTCCAGGGCGATCTGAAGCCCCGGGACCAGGAGGACGAGGGCTATTTCAACCAGACCGACCTGGTGTTCAACTTCGACACCGGGGGCATCAGCCATGACCTGGTCACCGGCTTCGAAGCGGGACGCTTTACTTACGAGAACCGCCGCCGCCCCGACGTTAAGGGTCCCCGTACCAGTCTTTTAAATCCCGAGAGGCGTACGCGGCCCGCCGCCCCCTTCGCTTCGGAATTTGATCCCGGGGACCCCGGCGAAAGCACGGTCCATGAATTCGAGACCGAGGAGTTTGCGGTCTTCGTCCTCGATACGCTCCAGTTCTCACCCCAGTGGGAACTCAACGCCGGCGTGCGCTGGGACCGGGTGGAGGCCGAGGTCAGTGAGGAGGGGCGTCCCGACGCCATTTCGTTGAGTCGCACCGACAAGGAATGGAGCTACAGCCTCGGCCTGGTCTACAAGCCGGTGCCCAACGCCTCCCTCTACGCGTCCTACGGCACGGCCTTCGAGATCTCCGGCAATTTCGATCGCGGCGTGGTGCAGCTGGCGGGTGGTCCCGATTCCCGCGTGACCGCGCCGGACGGGAGCGAGTTCGACGTGGACCCGGAGGAGACCGAGGCCTACGAGATCGGCGTCAAGTGGCGGGTGCTGGAGGGCCTCGACATCAACGCCGCCCTGTTCCGCACCGACAAGACCAAGGCGCGGCTGCAGGGGCTGGGCGCAGATGATCCGGGGGTGCTGGACACCGAGCAACGCATCGACGGCTTCGAACTGCTGGTGGCCGGCCAGGTGACGCCGCGGTGGCGCCTGTTTGGCGGCTACACCTTCCTCGATTCCGAGGTCCGCAAGTCGGCCGCCTTTCCGCAACTCGAGGGGCAGGAGCTGGGTGGCACGCCGGAGCACTCCTTCAACGTGTTCACCACCTACGATCTTACCCCACGCTTCAGCGTGGGTGGCGGCCTGCAGTACGTGGATGACCAGATCAGCGCGCCCCAGCCGGTGCTGGACCCGCCGCCGCGGCGGCGCAACGTGTCCATCGACGACTACACCGTGGTGGATCTCTATACCACCTACAAGCTGACCAAGAACGCCCAGATCCGGGTCAATGCCTTCAACATCTTCGACAAGGAGTACATCTCGCAGCTGGCGGAAGGCGGCGCCCAGGGGATCCCGGGCAAGGCCCGCCATGTCATCGCCACTTTGCGCTATGACTTCTAG
- a CDS encoding Fe(3+) ABC transporter substrate-binding protein, with protein sequence MAPSGGAMAAAAEEVVVYSARKEHLIKPLFDAFTAETGINVRYVTDKAGPLLARLQAEGANTPADMLMTVDAGNLWQAAEQGVLAAVESETLKANVPAHLRDPEGRWFGLSVRARTIVYSTERVDTEELSTYEGLADPKWQGRLCLRTSKKVYNQSLVAMMMERLGAERTQEVVEGWVANLATQPFSNDTKTMEAVAAGQCDVAIVNTYYFGRLQKKDPDIELALFWPNQDDSGVHVNVSGAGITRHAPHPEAALRLLEWLSTPAAQDRFAGLNMEYPVNPAVEPDPLVAAWGDFKADNINVSKAGELQAEAVMLMDRAGYR encoded by the coding sequence ATGGCCCCGTCCGGTGGCGCCATGGCGGCGGCCGCCGAGGAGGTGGTGGTCTACTCCGCCCGCAAGGAACACCTCATCAAGCCCCTGTTCGATGCCTTCACTGCCGAGACCGGCATCAATGTCCGTTACGTCACCGACAAGGCCGGCCCCCTGCTGGCCCGTCTCCAGGCCGAGGGCGCCAACACTCCGGCGGACATGCTGATGACGGTGGACGCCGGCAACCTGTGGCAGGCCGCCGAGCAGGGGGTGCTGGCCGCCGTGGAATCGGAGACTTTGAAGGCCAACGTGCCCGCCCACCTGCGGGACCCCGAGGGTCGGTGGTTCGGCCTGTCGGTGCGCGCCCGCACCATCGTCTACAGCACCGAGCGGGTGGACACCGAGGAGCTGTCCACCTACGAGGGCCTGGCGGACCCCAAGTGGCAGGGGCGGCTGTGCCTGCGCACCTCCAAGAAGGTGTACAACCAGTCCCTGGTGGCCATGATGATGGAGCGGCTGGGGGCCGAACGCACCCAGGAGGTGGTGGAAGGCTGGGTGGCCAACCTCGCCACCCAACCCTTCTCCAACGACACCAAGACCATGGAAGCCGTCGCCGCCGGCCAGTGTGACGTGGCCATCGTCAACACCTATTATTTCGGGCGCCTGCAGAAGAAGGATCCGGACATCGAGCTGGCCTTGTTCTGGCCCAACCAGGATGACAGCGGCGTGCACGTGAACGTCTCGGGGGCCGGCATCACCCGCCATGCCCCCCACCCCGAGGCGGCCCTCAGGCTGCTGGAGTGGCTGTCCACGCCGGCGGCCCAGGACAGGTTCGCCGGGCTCAACATGGAGTATCCGGTGAACCCCGCAGTGGAACCGGACCCCCTGGTGGCCGCCTGGGGCGACTTCAAGGCCGACAACATCAACGTCTCCAAGGCCGGTGAACTCCAGGCCGAGGCGGTGATGCTCATGGATCGGGCCGGCTACCGCTAA
- a CDS encoding iron ABC transporter permease codes for MEPIPAGPPGAVLPAGDHHGSLRRFLRRNVWALTSLALAFVVALPLLVIFSGWLHAQNEVWQHLASTVLRDLVVNTLVLMAGVAAGVLVLGVGLAWLTSLCEFPGRRFFDWALMLPLAIPAYVLAFVAIALLDFTGPVQTALREAFGAGGFWFPDIRSTGGVITVMALVLYPYVYMLSRSAFLAQGRSPLDAARSLGLGPWRAFFRVALPMARPAIIAGLSLALMETLADFGTVAVFNYDTFTTAIYKAWFGLFNLQAASQLASLLLLVVALALTGERLMRGRARFHELSGAGRPVRFRLKGGRAWLASAAAGLVFTVAFVAPVSQLLLWAWDIVRDDLDPRYWQLLWNTLSLGASAAVVTVCGALLLVFAKRFGKGPVNAGAVTVATLGYALPGSVLAVGIMLVFTGMDNFLASVGRIFGPDGGAPVLTGTIAALLLAYLVRFLAVAFGPTDSAMEQIRPSLPEAARSLGARPAQIFREVYLPLLRPGILTAMLLVMVDVMKEMPATLLLRPFGWDTLAVRIYEMTSEGEWERAALPAITLVAAGLLPVMVLVWRSARRPS; via the coding sequence ATGGAACCCATCCCCGCCGGACCGCCGGGCGCGGTCTTACCGGCGGGGGACCACCACGGCTCGTTGCGGCGCTTCCTGCGCCGCAACGTCTGGGCCCTGACGAGCCTCGCCCTCGCCTTCGTGGTGGCCCTCCCCCTGCTGGTGATCTTCTCGGGCTGGCTGCACGCTCAGAACGAGGTGTGGCAGCACCTGGCCAGCACGGTGCTGCGGGACCTGGTGGTGAACACCCTGGTGCTGATGGCCGGGGTGGCCGCCGGCGTGCTGGTGCTGGGGGTGGGTCTGGCCTGGCTCACCAGCCTGTGCGAATTCCCGGGCCGGCGCTTCTTCGACTGGGCCCTCATGCTGCCCCTGGCCATCCCCGCCTATGTGCTGGCCTTCGTGGCCATCGCCCTGCTGGACTTCACCGGCCCGGTCCAGACCGCCCTGCGAGAGGCGTTCGGTGCCGGCGGCTTCTGGTTCCCGGACATCCGTTCCACCGGCGGGGTCATCACCGTCATGGCCCTAGTGCTCTACCCCTACGTCTACATGCTCTCCCGCAGCGCCTTCCTGGCCCAGGGCCGCAGCCCCCTGGACGCTGCCCGCAGCCTGGGCCTGGGGCCCTGGCGGGCCTTCTTCCGGGTGGCCCTGCCCATGGCCCGTCCCGCCATCATCGCCGGGTTGTCCCTGGCCCTCATGGAGACCCTGGCGGATTTCGGCACGGTGGCGGTATTCAACTACGACACCTTCACCACCGCCATCTACAAGGCCTGGTTCGGGTTGTTCAACCTCCAGGCGGCCTCCCAACTGGCCTCACTGCTGCTGCTGGTGGTGGCCCTGGCCCTGACCGGCGAGCGCCTGATGCGCGGGCGCGCCCGTTTCCACGAACTCTCGGGCGCCGGCCGGCCGGTGCGTTTCCGCCTGAAGGGCGGGCGGGCCTGGCTGGCCAGCGCGGCCGCCGGCCTGGTGTTCACGGTGGCCTTCGTGGCCCCCGTGAGCCAGCTGCTGCTGTGGGCCTGGGACATCGTCAGGGACGATCTCGACCCGCGCTACTGGCAGCTGCTGTGGAACACCCTGTCCCTGGGGGCCAGCGCCGCCGTGGTCACCGTGTGCGGGGCTCTGCTCCTGGTATTCGCCAAGCGCTTCGGCAAGGGCCCGGTGAACGCCGGCGCCGTCACCGTCGCCACCCTGGGCTACGCCCTGCCGGGCTCGGTGCTGGCGGTGGGGATCATGCTGGTGTTCACCGGCATGGACAACTTCCTGGCCTCGGTGGGGCGCATCTTCGGCCCCGACGGCGGCGCGCCGGTGCTCACGGGGACCATCGCCGCCCTGCTTTTGGCCTACCTGGTGCGCTTCCTGGCGGTGGCCTTCGGGCCCACGGACAGCGCCATGGAGCAGATCCGCCCCAGCCTCCCCGAGGCCGCCCGCAGCCTGGGGGCACGGCCGGCGCAGATCTTCCGGGAGGTCTACCTGCCGCTGCTGCGGCCCGGCATCCTCACCGCCATGCTGCTGGTGATGGTGGACGTGATGAAGGAGATGCCGGCCACCCTGCTGCTGCGCCCCTTCGGCTGGGACACCCTGGCGGTGCGCATCTACGAGATGACCTCCGAGGGCGAGTGGGAGCGCGCCGCCCTGCCCGCCATCACCCTGGTGGCGGCGGGCCTGCTGCCGGTGATGGTCCTGGTGTGGCGCTCGGCCCGCCGGCCCTCGTGA
- a CDS encoding ABC transporter ATP-binding protein: MNYLLGIEDIRCGYGGEPVVDGLTLHIRAGELTCLLGPSGCGKTTALRAIAGFEPVTRGQITLDGTPVSRPGLTLAPERRRLGMVFQDYALFPHLSVADNVAFGLRRQSRSAARATAERLLELVGLAGHGARYPHELSGGQQQRVAVARALAPEPPLLLLDEPFSNLDVELRERLAGEVRDILRQQGTAAVFVTHDQHEAFVMGERVGVMHEGRLLQWDTPFNLYHEPADRFVADFVGQGRLVDGTLVNPTMVDTPLGRLSGNRAYTLPKGSAVEVLLRPDDVCIDGDATLRCRVVDRAFKGAETLYTLRLADATEVLSLMPSHQDYEVGQEVGINVEADHLILFQK; the protein is encoded by the coding sequence ATGAACTATCTGCTCGGCATCGAGGACATCCGCTGCGGCTACGGCGGCGAGCCCGTGGTGGATGGCCTGACCCTGCACATCCGTGCCGGCGAACTGACCTGCCTGCTGGGCCCCAGCGGCTGTGGCAAGACCACGGCGCTCCGGGCCATCGCCGGCTTCGAGCCGGTTACCCGGGGTCAGATCACCCTCGACGGCACCCCAGTCTCCCGGCCCGGTCTCACCCTCGCCCCGGAGCGCCGCCGGCTGGGGATGGTATTCCAGGACTACGCCCTGTTTCCCCACCTATCGGTGGCGGACAACGTGGCCTTCGGGTTGCGCCGCCAGTCGCGGTCCGCCGCCCGCGCCACAGCGGAGCGGCTGCTGGAGCTGGTGGGCCTGGCAGGCCACGGCGCCCGCTATCCCCACGAGCTGTCGGGTGGCCAGCAGCAGCGGGTGGCCGTGGCCCGCGCCCTGGCCCCCGAGCCGCCCCTGCTGCTGTTGGACGAGCCCTTCTCCAACCTCGACGTGGAACTGCGGGAACGTCTCGCCGGCGAGGTGCGGGACATCCTGCGCCAGCAGGGTACCGCCGCCGTGTTCGTCACCCACGACCAGCACGAGGCCTTCGTCATGGGCGAGCGGGTAGGGGTGATGCACGAGGGCCGGCTGCTGCAGTGGGACACCCCCTTCAACCTCTATCACGAGCCGGCCGACCGCTTCGTGGCCGACTTCGTGGGCCAGGGGCGCCTCGTCGACGGCACCCTGGTGAACCCCACCATGGTGGACACCCCCCTGGGACGGCTGTCGGGCAACCGTGCCTATACCCTGCCCAAGGGCAGCGCCGTGGAGGTGCTGCTGCGCCCCGACGACGTATGCATCGACGGCGATGCGACCCTGCGCTGCCGGGTAGTGGACCGCGCCTTCAAGGGCGCGGAGACCCTCTACACCCTGCGCCTGGCCGACGCCACCGAGGTGCTGTCCCTGATGCCCAGCCATCAGGACTACGAGGTGGGCCAGGAGGTGGGGATCAACGTGGAGGCCGACCACCTCATCCTGTTCCAGAAATAG
- a CDS encoding YdbL family protein — MRPFLSLSGVALTLLLSACVTVNVYFPASAAEKAADRIIEDVWGQQPPAGTPAAEEPQAMIRPQGTLVAVLDLLVPAAQAQQADIDISSPAIKKIEATMKARHNQLEQFYASGAVGLTNDGMVAVRDPKQVPLAERRTVNQLVAEENRDRKALYRAIAEANGHPEWESQIQNTFASRWIAKARKGWWYQAGGGWKQK, encoded by the coding sequence ATGCGTCCCTTCCTCAGTCTCTCCGGTGTCGCCCTCACCCTGCTGCTGTCGGCCTGCGTCACCGTCAACGTCTACTTCCCCGCCTCCGCCGCCGAGAAGGCGGCCGACCGCATCATCGAGGATGTATGGGGTCAACAGCCCCCCGCAGGCACACCGGCCGCGGAAGAACCCCAGGCCATGATCCGGCCCCAGGGCACTCTGGTAGCCGTGCTGGATCTCCTGGTGCCCGCGGCCCAGGCCCAGCAGGCGGACATCGACATCTCCTCCCCCGCCATCAAGAAGATCGAGGCCACCATGAAGGCCCGCCACAACCAACTGGAGCAGTTCTATGCCAGCGGCGCGGTGGGACTCACCAACGACGGCATGGTGGCGGTCCGGGACCCCAAGCAGGTGCCCCTGGCGGAGCGCCGCACCGTGAACCAGCTGGTGGCCGAAGAGAACCGTGACCGCAAGGCCCTGTATCGGGCCATCGCCGAGGCCAACGGCCATCCCGAATGGGAGAGCCAGATCCAGAACACCTTCGCCTCCCGCTGGATAGCCAAGGCCAGGAAAGGCTGGTGGTACCAGGCCGGCGGCGGCTGGAAGCAGAAATAG
- a CDS encoding DUF294 nucleotidyltransferase-like domain-containing protein, whose amino-acid sequence MEAEIREIRDHMGQYPPFDGLKDELLDEAAGAVEIAYFKAGTAISERDQPVEALSYIRSGAVEVYLHNGQLYNRLGEGDIFGQFDLLRDRQVRFPVQAIEDTLLYLIPKPVFDRLCAADGNFADFVELSGSRLKSTVEQSLRDNDMIATRVRRLISRLPVMIEESATVQEAARLMTENDVSSVLLLKPGNDEDSDRVFTDGEGRQWLLTGMITDKDLRQRIIAEGASAQTPLATISHGKLITIQSDESVNEAMLTMLRNNIQRLPVLHRRRPVGVVHLSDIVRYETNNSVYLVNNIFNRTSVKALARLTPEVRASFVRLVDEGASSQMIGGAMSSVGRSLMRRLVEFAEAELGPPPIPYCIMVHGSLARNDQSITTDQDNAMVLHDSFDPKRHDDYFRELARQVSDGLDACGYPYCKGGVMATNEPWRQPLAQWKRYFSDWIARPDPQRLLHSSIFFDLDAVHGEERFVEELQDLIAARAQNSPLFLAALARNALGRTPPLGLFRTFVLEQDGRHNNTINIKRRGIAPMNDVIRVHALGVGSRAQNGFERLEDISGAGALPAGQTDKLSYALEFLSMVRMRHQAEDIKKDQEPDNAIEPELVSDTDRHNLKEAFQILSNAQKFLRFRYPSPGR is encoded by the coding sequence ATGGAAGCGGAAATCCGCGAGATTCGCGATCATATGGGCCAGTATCCGCCCTTCGACGGTCTGAAGGACGAACTCCTCGACGAGGCGGCCGGCGCGGTGGAGATCGCCTATTTCAAGGCCGGCACCGCCATCTCCGAACGGGACCAGCCGGTCGAGGCCCTGTCCTATATCCGCAGCGGTGCGGTGGAGGTGTACCTCCACAACGGACAGCTCTACAACCGCCTCGGCGAGGGCGATATCTTCGGCCAGTTCGACCTGCTGCGTGACCGCCAGGTGCGCTTTCCGGTCCAGGCCATCGAAGACACCCTGCTCTATCTGATCCCGAAGCCCGTATTCGACCGCCTGTGCGCCGCAGACGGCAACTTCGCCGATTTCGTGGAGCTGTCCGGGTCGCGGCTCAAGAGCACGGTGGAGCAGAGCCTGCGCGACAACGACATGATCGCCACCCGGGTGCGCCGGCTCATCTCCCGCCTGCCCGTGATGATCGAGGAATCCGCTACCGTGCAGGAGGCAGCCCGCCTGATGACGGAGAACGACGTCTCCTCGGTGCTGTTGCTCAAACCCGGCAACGACGAGGACTCGGACCGCGTGTTCACCGACGGCGAAGGGCGGCAATGGCTGCTCACGGGCATGATCACAGACAAGGACCTGCGCCAGCGCATCATCGCCGAGGGGGCCTCGGCCCAGACCCCCCTGGCCACCATCAGCCACGGCAAGCTCATCACCATCCAGTCCGACGAGTCGGTCAACGAGGCCATGTTGACCATGCTGCGCAACAACATCCAGCGCCTCCCCGTGCTCCATCGCCGCCGTCCCGTGGGGGTGGTGCACCTGTCGGACATCGTACGCTACGAGACCAACAACAGCGTCTATCTGGTCAACAACATCTTCAACCGCACCTCCGTCAAGGCCCTGGCGCGCCTCACACCGGAGGTGCGGGCCTCCTTCGTGCGCCTGGTGGACGAGGGTGCCTCCTCGCAGATGATCGGCGGCGCCATGTCGAGCGTGGGCCGCAGCCTGATGCGCCGCCTCGTGGAGTTCGCCGAGGCCGAACTGGGTCCGCCCCCCATCCCCTACTGCATCATGGTGCACGGCTCCCTCGCCCGTAACGACCAGTCCATCACCACGGATCAGGACAATGCCATGGTGCTCCATGACTCCTTCGATCCGAAGCGCCACGATGACTACTTCAGGGAGCTGGCCCGGCAGGTAAGCGACGGGCTGGACGCCTGCGGCTACCCCTATTGCAAGGGCGGCGTCATGGCCACCAACGAGCCGTGGCGCCAGCCCCTCGCCCAATGGAAGCGCTACTTCAGTGACTGGATCGCCAGGCCGGACCCCCAACGGCTGCTGCACAGCTCCATCTTCTTCGACCTGGACGCCGTCCACGGCGAGGAGCGCTTCGTGGAGGAGCTGCAGGACCTCATCGCCGCCCGGGCCCAGAACAGCCCCCTGTTCCTCGCGGCCCTGGCGCGCAACGCCCTCGGCCGCACGCCGCCGCTGGGCCTGTTCCGCACCTTCGTGCTGGAGCAGGACGGGCGACACAACAACACCATCAATATCAAACGCCGCGGCATCGCCCCCATGAACGACGTCATCCGGGTCCATGCCCTGGGGGTGGGCTCCCGGGCCCAGAACGGCTTCGAGCGGCTGGAGGACATCAGCGGGGCCGGGGCCCTGCCCGCCGGGCAGACCGACAAGCTGAGCTACGCCCTGGAGTTCCTGTCCATGGTGCGCATGCGCCACCAGGCGGAGGATATCAAGAAGGACCAGGAACCCGACAACGCCATCGAACCCGAACTCGTCTCGGATACCGACCGCCACAATCTCAAGGAGGCCTTCCAGATCCTGAGCAACGCCCAGAAGTTTCTGCGCTTCCGCTACCCCAGCCCGGGCCGCTGA
- a CDS encoding 3'-5' exonuclease produces MAPGKQEQAEAPGWPEYFARQAEACRTPALKHFYETGLPGEQRPIEDIPLMALDFETTGLDPREHAIVSIGMVPFDLRVIRPSAGRYWVVKPPRPLREESIAFHRITHSEVEHAPPIAAILDEVLAELAGRLAVVHYRNIERPFLDAAVLATRGEPCLFPLIDTMALEARWERQGRLQGFKRLFGIEPSSIRLADSRGRYGLPHYSSHHAKVDAMATAELFQAQVARHFSPDTPVSELWI; encoded by the coding sequence GTGGCCCCGGGCAAACAGGAGCAGGCCGAGGCACCTGGCTGGCCCGAGTATTTCGCCAGGCAGGCCGAGGCCTGCAGGACCCCGGCCCTGAAGCACTTCTACGAGACGGGGTTGCCCGGGGAGCAGCGGCCCATCGAGGACATCCCGTTGATGGCCCTGGATTTCGAGACCACGGGCCTGGACCCCCGGGAGCATGCCATCGTCAGCATCGGCATGGTGCCCTTCGACCTGCGCGTCATCCGCCCGTCGGCGGGCCGTTACTGGGTCGTCAAGCCCCCCCGCCCCCTGCGGGAGGAGTCCATCGCCTTCCATCGCATCACCCATTCGGAGGTGGAACACGCACCACCCATCGCCGCGATACTGGACGAAGTGCTGGCCGAACTCGCCGGGCGCCTGGCGGTGGTCCACTACCGCAACATCGAACGGCCGTTCCTCGATGCCGCCGTCCTGGCCACCCGCGGTGAACCCTGCCTGTTTCCCCTCATCGACACCATGGCCCTGGAGGCACGCTGGGAACGCCAGGGCCGCCTGCAGGGCTTCAAGCGCCTCTTCGGCATCGAGCCCTCCTCCATCCGCCTGGCCGACAGCCGCGGCCGCTACGGCCTGCCCCACTATTCCTCCCATCACGCCAAGGTAGATGCCATGGCCACGGCGGAGCTGTTCCAGGCCCAGGTGGCCCGGCACTTCTCGCCGGACACGCCGGTGTCCGAACTCTGGATCTAG
- a CDS encoding DUF1778 domain-containing protein yields the protein MPQIPVETNDRMSLRIASEEKSLLMRAAALQHTNLTEFVIRNVMLAARKVIEENERLELTEKDSLQVLDLLDNPPAPNDKLMAAAFALPKQP from the coding sequence ATGCCTCAGATCCCCGTAGAAACTAATGACCGTATGTCGCTACGTATTGCCTCAGAAGAAAAGTCGCTGTTGATGCGTGCAGCCGCTTTACAGCATACCAACCTGACTGAGTTTGTGATCCGCAACGTAATGTTGGCAGCACGGAAGGTTATCGAAGAAAACGAACGGCTGGAACTGACCGAAAAAGATAGTTTGCAGGTTCTGGATCTTTTGGATAACCCGCCGGCACCCAATGATAAATTGATGGCCGCTGCATTCGCCTTGCCGAAACAACCATAA